Proteins encoded in a region of the Desulfofalx alkaliphila DSM 12257 genome:
- a CDS encoding ATP-binding protein, with protein DLVVADELGYISFDKEGSELLFTHLSLRAGRKSVIITTNLSFDRWDEIFQDPVMTAAMIDRLTHKAYIVNMNGNSFRLKETKQWIEQQ; from the coding sequence GACTTGGTTGTGGCAGATGAATTAGGGTACATATCCTTTGATAAGGAGGGTTCAGAGCTATTATTTACACATTTATCTCTAAGAGCTGGTAGAAAGTCGGTTATTATCACAACTAACTTATCATTTGATAGATGGGATGAGATTTTTCAAGACCCAGTGATGACAGCAGCTATGATTGACCGCCTAACTCATAAGGCCTACATAGTCAATATGAACGGCAATTCATTTAGGCTAAAGGAAACGAAACAGTGGATTGAGCAACAATAA
- the tnpA gene encoding IS200/IS605 family transposase, giving the protein MKLDSNNHSVFLLHYHLVLVVKYRREVFTDEISDFAKDMFIEIGKKYNITLTEWNHDKDHIHILFKAHPNSELSKFINTYKSASSRLIKKNFPHIRKRLWKEMFWSRSFCLLTTGGAPIAVIKKYIENQGQK; this is encoded by the coding sequence ATGAAATTGGATAGTAATAATCATTCAGTGTTCCTATTACATTATCATCTTGTATTAGTTGTAAAGTATCGTAGAGAAGTGTTCACCGATGAAATATCTGATTTTGCAAAAGATATGTTCATTGAGATCGGAAAAAAATACAACATTACTTTGACAGAGTGGAATCATGATAAGGATCATATCCACATTCTATTCAAAGCACATCCTAATTCTGAATTATCGAAGTTCATCAATACTTATAAGAGTGCAAGTTCTCGACTGATAAAGAAAAACTTTCCTCATATCCGAAAAAGACTATGGAAAGAGATGTTTTGGTCAAGAAGTTTTTGCCTGCTTACAACAGGCGGTGCACCAATAGCTGTCATAAAAAAGTACATTGAAAATCAAGGTCAGAAGTGA
- a CDS encoding RNA-guided endonuclease InsQ/TnpB family protein has translation MTKQNKAYKYRLLPDKEQKILLAKTFGCVRFVYNKMLEERKETYEKFKNDKETLKQQAFPTPAKYKDEFPFLKEVDSLALANAQINLQNAYKNFFEGRAEFPKFKSKKNKQSYTTNMVNGNIKLENGHIKLPKIKKPIKMKQHREIPADYKIKSCTISKTKTGKYYISILTEYEKDIQSVKIQKVVGLDFAMDGLYVESEQGEKANYPRYYRQALDKLAKAQRILSRRKKGSARWEKQRLKVAKLQEKIANQRKNFLHHKSKELASTYDAVIIEDLDMKGMSQALNFGKSVHDNGWGMFTTFLEYKLKEQGKQLVKIDKWFPSTKKCSCCGKEKEMPLSERIYECSCGFVLDRDHNSAINIKNEGLRLLA, from the coding sequence ATGACCAAGCAAAATAAAGCTTATAAATATCGCTTATTGCCGGATAAAGAGCAAAAAATACTTTTAGCTAAAACTTTCGGCTGTGTTCGCTTTGTCTACAATAAGATGCTGGAAGAACGTAAAGAAACGTATGAGAAATTCAAAAACGATAAAGAAACGCTTAAACAACAAGCATTCCCGACACCAGCGAAATACAAAGATGAATTTCCATTCCTAAAAGAAGTGGATTCTTTAGCTTTAGCAAACGCACAGATCAATTTGCAAAATGCTTATAAGAACTTTTTTGAAGGTCGTGCGGAGTTTCCTAAATTCAAAAGCAAGAAAAATAAACAATCTTACACAACCAATATGGTCAACGGCAATATTAAGCTAGAAAATGGTCATATCAAACTACCAAAAATCAAAAAGCCAATAAAAATGAAGCAACATAGAGAAATACCCGCTGATTACAAAATCAAATCTTGTACTATTTCTAAAACAAAGACAGGTAAATACTATATTTCGATTTTGACAGAATACGAGAAAGATATTCAGTCAGTAAAGATTCAAAAAGTAGTTGGCTTAGATTTTGCAATGGACGGTCTATATGTCGAGAGTGAACAGGGTGAGAAAGCCAATTACCCACGGTACTATCGACAAGCCTTAGACAAACTGGCAAAAGCACAACGAATTCTTTCTCGCAGAAAAAAAGGTTCTGCACGTTGGGAAAAACAACGTTTGAAAGTAGCAAAGCTACAAGAGAAAATTGCCAATCAACGCAAGAATTTTCTTCACCATAAATCAAAAGAATTAGCATCAACCTATGACGCAGTTATCATTGAGGACTTAGATATGAAAGGAATGTCTCAAGCCCTCAATTTTGGAAAAAGTGTTCATGATAACGGCTGGGGTATGTTTACTACTTTCTTAGAATACAAGCTAAAAGAACAAGGGAAGCAACTTGTAAAAATAGATAAATGGTTCCCTTCTACTAAGAAATGTTCTTGTTGTGGCAAGGAAAAAGAAATGCCATTATCTGAACGTATATATGAATGTTCTTGCGGTTTTGTATTAGATCGTGATCACAATTCAGCAATCAATATCAAAAATGAAGGATTACGCTTATTAGCATAA
- a CDS encoding TIGR02677 family protein: MDEKLLKPIIEAAYLTAGNAWRYRSILRFFYIQHERMRYYLFPEEVLEYLKKSQHFIDYTEEQLQQDLNQLVHWKNLIPRQDTGKVNTIEEFKKKKFRYQCTPYTIEIERMVHGLEQMGESFGGSLERTLFDRILDALIILVDQQKIEEVSDEELNTFWNDLYGNFRKLTENATDYLAHMQSEKVEEMMLTEAFLSYKDAITEYLRNFMSVLQRTSFRIEAVLQQTSKEQIELIANRLADYYLSIPRLDRRQTKDELVKKYMLQWLSLKTWFLGSDGRESDLLFLQNATNETIRRITRFAQRLGERHHNFRSRRKDYLHLAAWFEQCTDISEAHKISACVFGVFHTRHIYTPVKGTEDIYAEVWDEKPTEITVNPRVRTYKGKTKPGAIEGHKEEKERMMAAYLREREAERQLIEQLINQDYIVFKNLPVVDPYIRKTLLNWIGKCMADKNMTAKTEAGRKLRLLKQDDSYIVLRSRDGNLRMPNYVFQFLD, encoded by the coding sequence ATGGATGAAAAGCTATTAAAACCGATTATTGAGGCTGCCTATTTAACAGCCGGTAATGCCTGGCGTTACAGATCTATCTTACGCTTCTTTTATATTCAACATGAAAGAATGCGTTATTATTTGTTTCCTGAAGAGGTGTTAGAATACTTAAAGAAAAGCCAGCACTTTATTGACTATACAGAAGAACAACTGCAGCAAGATCTGAATCAGCTTGTGCATTGGAAAAATTTAATTCCTAGGCAGGATACTGGTAAAGTAAATACCATCGAAGAGTTTAAAAAGAAGAAGTTCCGCTACCAATGTACACCGTACACCATTGAGATTGAAAGGATGGTACATGGCCTGGAGCAGATGGGTGAGTCCTTTGGCGGCTCACTGGAGAGAACACTATTTGACCGGATATTGGATGCCTTGATAATACTTGTGGATCAGCAAAAGATAGAAGAAGTATCTGATGAAGAACTAAATACATTCTGGAATGATTTGTATGGCAATTTTCGCAAGTTGACGGAAAATGCCACCGATTATCTAGCACATATGCAAAGTGAAAAGGTAGAAGAAATGATGCTGACAGAAGCTTTTCTAAGTTATAAAGATGCCATTACCGAATACTTGCGAAATTTTATGTCTGTACTTCAACGCACTTCATTTCGTATAGAGGCGGTGTTACAGCAAACTTCTAAAGAACAGATAGAACTTATTGCAAATCGTCTGGCAGATTATTACCTGAGTATTCCCAGATTAGACCGGCGGCAAACAAAGGATGAACTAGTTAAAAAATACATGCTCCAGTGGTTGAGTTTAAAGACTTGGTTTTTAGGCAGTGACGGAAGAGAGAGCGACCTTTTATTTTTACAAAATGCCACCAATGAAACTATCCGTCGTATTACCCGTTTTGCGCAGCGCTTAGGGGAGAGGCATCACAACTTTAGAAGTAGGCGCAAAGACTATTTACACTTAGCCGCTTGGTTTGAGCAGTGTACCGATATTTCTGAGGCCCATAAGATATCTGCCTGTGTGTTTGGGGTTTTTCACACCCGACATATTTATACACCGGTAAAAGGAACGGAAGATATTTATGCGGAGGTATGGGATGAAAAACCGACCGAGATTACAGTTAATCCCCGGGTGAGAACCTACAAGGGTAAAACCAAACCAGGCGCCATTGAAGGACATAAAGAAGAGAAGGAAAGAATGATGGCTGCATATTTGCGTGAAAGAGAGGCGGAACGACAATTAATAGAACAATTAATCAATCAAGATTATATTGTTTTTAAGAATTTACCGGTGGTTGATCCTTATATTAGAAAAACACTGCTAAATTGGATTGGTAAATGTATGGCAGATAAAAATATGACTGCGAAAACAGAGGCCGGCCGCAAATTGAGGCTACTAAAGCAAGATGACAGCTATATTGTGCTGCGATCACGGGATGGTAATTTACGAATGCCCAATTATGTATTTCAATTTTTGGATTAG
- a CDS encoding TIGR02678 family protein: MYGSKRQRVFDETAKEAAEHLLEQFWILRDREPEKYQLVREREQALRTFFLDKLGYQLIIHRHFAKLEKIPVEPEEWMGIGNFLHPRDYALLCCLLAFLENKSSDEQFLLSDLCEDLLGLYPGEEGLDWTHFEHRKSLVRVLQFAAEIGLLKVEEGDISAFNYNEEYEVLYDVPVVSRYFMRSYPKDLFQFNTKEEILESEWVSQGEGNGLRRRYRVYRQLFLSPVMYSRENNDADFLYLRNYRNRIREDIEKHSDFEFELYRNAAMLTMPERRARFNLYPENIGISDIAVQFAFIVRKQRTDNNIPLHHDGSLCLTPIDYQRWVEQCKERFGSGWSKQFREASVPVVAGELLKYLQNWKMARRDSETGVILLQPLLARITGKYPKEFVAKNEIGVEVNEE; encoded by the coding sequence ATGTACGGTAGCAAGCGACAACGTGTATTTGATGAAACCGCAAAAGAGGCTGCAGAGCATCTATTAGAACAGTTTTGGATTTTGCGAGACAGGGAACCAGAGAAATATCAACTGGTTAGGGAAAGGGAACAAGCGCTGCGAACTTTCTTTTTGGACAAGTTAGGTTACCAGTTAATTATTCACCGCCATTTTGCCAAGTTGGAGAAGATTCCGGTGGAACCCGAAGAATGGATGGGAATTGGGAATTTTTTACATCCTCGGGATTATGCATTACTTTGCTGTCTATTGGCCTTCCTAGAGAATAAGAGTTCTGATGAACAGTTTCTGCTATCTGATCTTTGTGAGGATTTGTTGGGTTTATATCCTGGGGAGGAAGGGCTGGACTGGACCCATTTTGAACATCGCAAATCTTTGGTTAGGGTGCTTCAGTTTGCCGCTGAAATTGGGCTGTTGAAGGTGGAGGAAGGGGATATATCGGCCTTTAATTATAATGAGGAATACGAAGTATTGTATGATGTGCCGGTGGTTTCCCGGTATTTTATGCGTTCCTATCCAAAGGATCTTTTTCAGTTTAATACCAAAGAAGAGATTTTGGAGTCTGAGTGGGTAAGCCAAGGCGAGGGTAATGGCTTAAGGAGAAGGTACCGGGTGTACAGGCAGTTATTTTTATCCCCGGTTATGTATTCCAGGGAAAATAATGATGCGGACTTTTTGTATCTAAGGAATTACCGTAACCGTATTAGGGAGGACATAGAAAAACATAGTGATTTTGAATTCGAGCTGTATAGAAATGCCGCTATGCTTACAATGCCGGAAAGAAGAGCAAGGTTTAATTTGTATCCCGAAAACATAGGGATATCTGACATTGCTGTTCAGTTTGCCTTTATTGTCCGAAAACAGCGTACCGACAATAATATTCCACTACATCATGACGGAAGCTTGTGTCTTACACCAATTGATTATCAAAGATGGGTGGAACAGTGTAAAGAAAGATTTGGCAGTGGTTGGAGCAAACAGTTTCGGGAGGCGTCTGTTCCGGTGGTGGCCGGTGAGTTGTTAAAATATTTACAGAACTGGAAAATGGCCCGCCGGGACAGTGAAACAGGAGTTATTCTTCTGCAACCCTTGTTGGCCCGTATTACCGGAAAGTATCCGAAAGAATTTGTGGCTAAGAATGAGATTGGGGTGGAAGTTAATGAAGAATGA
- a CDS encoding TIGR02680 family protein, protein MKNEKWQLNRAGVLNFWYYDDEEFNFSDGKLLLRGSNGSGKSVTMQSLIPVLLDGRKSAERLDPFGSRARKMEDYLLGEKGVVDRDERTGYLYFEYKREKTNQYVTTGIGLRAKRHSNMNFWGFVILDNRRIGHDLFLYKTEYSAEEGKEQKIPLTRKELERRLETGGRVVKGQREYMELVNRYVFGFESLESYEELIKLLIQLRSPKLSKDFKPTVIYEILNESLPALSDDELRPLSDTIENMDQTKQQLDQLLRDSRSLSRLCKQYRVYNQFVLAEKADGFLSLDKKLNKLVQQEKELNGQLENNYTELKMLTEQMEELKREQEVLEEEERALKDHDVFKAEKEKGVIEKSIKEQKNKIQHKEQVLEQKKNSERQLKRRIEEEEEKISATEKSIIELLDALDMEIVDTAFDGHPLAREEFKKNYQSEYYFDLWKADAYRYKEKLEFILESMEEHSRVKDRYQALDRELAEANKKLDLAVLDQKNWEVFFEEEKGNYLHSFHQWNKQNLYLRLDSEEIQLTAQRINEIYQPYRLEEVKEPIVKAYKRYYQQLQQDVIGINHSIEAKKQDIELKTTELNQWKSKKDPEPIRHPDTLAARSKLKKAGIPYLPFFAAVEFLQGVPPEQRERLESAITQMGLLDALIVPDKYMEQVREYDRVIKPNANIFAHTLAEFLYPTPVEGIAVTAKDIENVLRSVLVDDAGDGSAFVSEDGSYRVALIKGHAPRESSSIYIGKESRRQYRLQMIEQINTQLKELQRELIVLEDKKEDLIAMAQQLEEEYHAFPADNDVNEAYRNLINVNEQVRVRQEEVEAKNNQVRRAWQELQEIRSKLRQLTEGMPLKASEETYKKAQAAMQSYLKYLQRLELKHKDYANSNTLLIQLKTNLDDVIYDVDELTGELNVLESEIKGYNMRLKQVQQRLQQLGADEIRERIAGVQSRIMELPDEIIKVNTGTVELKSQINNTQNKLGEIKKNIKYTAQLCRLWQQVFADELKLGLVDAAYDDEDIMKSAKMVLQQYRELLRDSDREKVTNRLNNAFFQEQAVLVEYRLTQEVMGEVTAIEVPAESEVLKIQAEQLMQKSRRTHLLMEYQGKRVSPYYVMEQMEKEVELQKIILNDKDRELYEEIIMNSVGRIIRGRINRAQRWVKQISELMEQRDTSSGLTFSIRWKPRTAEHEEELDTKDLVDLLRANPRMLKEEDIRQITQHFRSKIGRAKEALAEKGYGETLHQMFKEILDYRKWFSFTLYYRREGEQRKELTNNVFYTFSGGEKAMAMYIPLFSAAYSRYLDARQDAPYIISLDEAFAGVDENNIRDMFDLVEKLGFNYIMNSQALWGDYDTVSALSICELVRPKNAPYVTVIRYHWDGKMKTLLHGLDIKAPEQTASQAASN, encoded by the coding sequence ATGAAGAATGAAAAATGGCAGCTTAACCGGGCGGGCGTATTAAATTTCTGGTATTACGATGATGAAGAGTTTAATTTTTCAGACGGTAAATTACTGTTACGGGGGAGTAATGGTTCCGGCAAGTCAGTTACTATGCAAAGTTTAATACCGGTACTGTTAGACGGCAGAAAGAGTGCTGAGCGGTTAGATCCCTTTGGCTCTAGGGCTCGGAAAATGGAGGACTATTTGCTAGGCGAAAAGGGAGTGGTTGATAGAGATGAGCGTACAGGGTACCTCTATTTTGAATACAAGCGGGAAAAGACAAATCAATATGTTACCACCGGCATTGGCTTAAGGGCTAAACGCCACAGTAATATGAATTTTTGGGGGTTCGTAATTTTAGATAACCGCAGGATTGGTCATGATTTGTTTTTATATAAGACGGAATACAGTGCAGAGGAGGGTAAGGAACAAAAAATTCCCCTTACCAGAAAAGAGCTGGAGAGACGGTTGGAAACCGGGGGCAGGGTGGTAAAAGGCCAACGCGAATATATGGAGCTTGTGAACAGATATGTTTTTGGCTTTGAATCGCTGGAATCATATGAAGAACTAATAAAGCTACTTATACAATTAAGAAGTCCAAAACTTTCTAAGGATTTTAAACCCACCGTTATTTATGAAATACTAAATGAATCACTGCCGGCCCTTTCCGACGATGAATTACGTCCATTGTCTGATACAATTGAAAATATGGATCAAACCAAACAGCAACTGGATCAGTTGCTGCGGGATTCACGATCTTTAAGTAGGCTATGTAAACAATACCGGGTGTACAACCAATTTGTATTAGCTGAAAAGGCTGATGGTTTTTTAAGTTTAGATAAGAAGCTGAACAAATTAGTTCAACAGGAAAAAGAGCTTAATGGGCAGCTGGAAAATAACTATACTGAGTTAAAAATGCTGACAGAGCAAATGGAAGAACTCAAACGTGAGCAGGAAGTTTTAGAAGAAGAGGAAAGGGCACTAAAAGACCACGATGTATTTAAAGCAGAGAAAGAAAAAGGTGTTATAGAGAAAAGTATTAAAGAACAGAAAAATAAGATTCAACATAAAGAACAGGTACTGGAACAAAAGAAAAATAGTGAACGGCAGTTGAAGAGGCGTATCGAGGAGGAAGAAGAAAAGATAAGTGCCACTGAAAAGTCTATTATTGAACTGTTAGATGCTTTGGATATGGAGATTGTAGATACAGCCTTTGACGGCCATCCACTGGCCCGGGAAGAGTTTAAAAAGAACTATCAAAGTGAATACTATTTTGATTTATGGAAGGCTGATGCATATCGTTATAAGGAAAAGCTAGAATTTATTTTAGAGTCTATGGAAGAGCACAGCCGGGTAAAAGATAGGTATCAAGCCCTTGACCGGGAGTTGGCAGAAGCCAATAAAAAATTGGATTTGGCAGTTTTAGACCAAAAAAATTGGGAAGTTTTTTTTGAGGAAGAAAAAGGCAACTACCTACACTCTTTCCATCAATGGAACAAACAAAATCTTTATCTAAGACTTGATAGTGAAGAGATACAGTTAACTGCCCAAAGAATAAATGAGATTTATCAACCTTATCGTTTGGAAGAGGTCAAAGAGCCGATAGTAAAAGCGTATAAGCGGTATTACCAGCAGCTGCAGCAGGACGTAATTGGTATAAACCACAGTATAGAGGCAAAGAAACAAGATATTGAACTTAAAACAACTGAACTAAATCAATGGAAGAGTAAAAAAGATCCGGAGCCAATTCGTCACCCGGACACCTTGGCAGCACGTAGCAAACTGAAAAAGGCGGGCATTCCTTATCTACCGTTTTTTGCAGCGGTGGAGTTTTTACAAGGGGTGCCCCCGGAACAACGGGAGCGGCTGGAATCTGCTATAACCCAGATGGGTTTGCTGGATGCTTTGATAGTGCCGGATAAGTATATGGAGCAGGTGAGGGAATATGACCGGGTTATCAAACCCAATGCCAATATTTTTGCCCATACGCTGGCCGAATTTCTTTATCCAACTCCGGTGGAAGGAATTGCGGTTACCGCTAAGGATATTGAAAATGTGCTGCGCAGTGTGCTGGTTGACGATGCCGGTGATGGTTCGGCCTTTGTTAGTGAAGATGGCAGTTATCGGGTGGCATTAATAAAAGGGCATGCTCCCCGGGAAAGTAGTTCGATATATATTGGCAAAGAGTCCCGCCGTCAGTATCGTCTGCAAATGATAGAACAAATTAATACCCAATTGAAAGAATTGCAAAGGGAGTTAATTGTTTTAGAAGACAAAAAGGAAGATCTTATAGCAATGGCACAGCAATTGGAGGAAGAATACCATGCATTCCCGGCGGATAATGACGTAAATGAAGCGTACCGCAATCTCATTAATGTTAATGAGCAGGTTAGGGTGCGGCAAGAAGAAGTAGAAGCTAAAAATAATCAGGTAAGACGAGCTTGGCAGGAACTGCAAGAAATACGCAGTAAACTGCGGCAATTAACCGAGGGGATGCCATTAAAAGCAAGCGAAGAAACCTATAAAAAGGCCCAAGCTGCTATGCAAAGCTACCTGAAGTATTTGCAAAGACTTGAATTAAAGCATAAGGATTATGCTAATAGTAATACATTACTTATTCAATTAAAAACTAACTTGGATGATGTAATATACGATGTAGATGAGTTAACGGGCGAACTGAATGTGTTAGAAAGCGAAATAAAGGGCTATAATATGCGTCTGAAGCAGGTGCAGCAGCGTCTACAACAATTAGGTGCAGATGAGATCAGAGAGAGAATAGCCGGTGTGCAATCAAGGATTATGGAACTTCCCGATGAAATAATAAAGGTGAACACCGGGACTGTAGAATTAAAGAGCCAGATTAACAACACCCAAAACAAACTCGGGGAAATAAAAAAAAATATTAAATACACAGCACAGTTGTGTCGGTTATGGCAGCAGGTCTTTGCCGATGAACTGAAACTTGGATTGGTAGATGCAGCTTATGATGATGAAGATATTATGAAAAGCGCCAAGATGGTATTGCAACAGTATAGAGAGTTATTGCGGGATAGCGATAGAGAAAAAGTAACCAACCGTTTAAATAATGCTTTTTTTCAAGAGCAGGCAGTGCTTGTGGAATACCGATTAACCCAGGAGGTGATGGGGGAGGTAACTGCAATTGAGGTGCCTGCAGAAAGCGAAGTATTAAAAATACAAGCAGAACAACTAATGCAGAAATCACGTAGAACTCATTTGTTGATGGAGTATCAAGGTAAGCGTGTCAGCCCCTATTATGTAATGGAACAAATGGAAAAAGAAGTTGAGCTGCAAAAAATAATCTTAAATGATAAAGACAGAGAACTTTATGAAGAAATCATTATGAACAGTGTGGGCCGGATTATTAGGGGAAGGATTAACCGGGCACAACGGTGGGTAAAACAAATAAGTGAATTGATGGAGCAGCGGGATACCTCAAGCGGTTTAACTTTTTCTATCCGTTGGAAGCCCCGCACTGCAGAGCATGAAGAGGAATTGGATACCAAAGACCTGGTGGATTTGTTGCGTGCCAATCCCAGGATGCTAAAAGAAGAAGATATTAGGCAGATTACGCAGCACTTCCGCTCTAAGATTGGCAGAGCCAAAGAGGCGTTAGCTGAAAAGGGATATGGCGAAACGCTGCACCAAATGTTTAAAGAGATACTGGATTACCGCAAGTGGTTTTCCTTTACCTTGTATTACCGCCGGGAGGGTGAACAGCGCAAAGAGTTGACAAATAACGTTTTCTATACCTTTAGCGGTGGCGAAAAGGCTATGGCCATGTATATTCCTCTATTTTCTGCTGCATACTCCCGCTACTTAGATGCACGGCAAGATGCACCGTATATCATTTCCCTTGATGAAGCCTTTGCCGGTGTAGATGAGAATAACATTCGTGATATGTTTGATTTGGTGGAAAAGTTAGGTTTTAACTATATTATGAACTCCCAGGCACTGTGGGGGGATTATGATACAGTATCGGCCTTATCTATTTGTGAGTTAGTTAGGCCGAAAAATGCACCCTATGTTACGGTGATTCGCTATCATTGGGATGGCAAAATGAAAACCCTGCTGCATGGGCTTGATATAAAAGCTCCAGAGCAGACAGCGTCACAGGCAGCAAGTAATTAA
- a CDS encoding TIGR02679 family protein: MVEQHQIMLKQAVKFFKEEQGFHRLLKQFIEKYQSLGRIGGSAKLQNLTECEKEALSVLFRKDYDGQISATIRLEDFAKALEKTKYAGVDIKKFLEAFAGRTLITKAEEQDKYQTLKEKFFIQLADNYNHPYCRLWLKHIEDKGGGTRAIHMAYDRQRELLKSQLENVLKAIIQLPKYQQNGVRAYQRISSFAVNITGDPHGFDLDTEQGRFFVAALKFIRKKEDEDYNFVSNLSAEELTELYAYFGLARDDILNFVTCAGIMGYDKDSAPLVLWKNACNQGVVMNVPLRELVKLRRFSPACTPAGKEKAVFVVENSGVFSSLMDSFQQGFTPPLICTHGQFKLAGWLLLDNLVKNGASIYYSGDFDPEGLQMAQRLIMRYPQKVILWRYHPSDYKKCISEVTIGKSRLKKLETIKVAELLPLVELIIHSHKAGYQEYLINDYIEDINKFFSL, encoded by the coding sequence TTGGTAGAGCAGCACCAAATTATGCTTAAACAGGCGGTGAAATTTTTTAAGGAAGAACAGGGATTTCATCGATTGTTAAAACAATTCATTGAAAAATATCAGAGTTTAGGCAGGATAGGTGGCAGCGCCAAACTGCAAAATCTAACAGAATGCGAAAAAGAGGCCCTTTCGGTATTGTTTAGGAAGGATTATGATGGCCAGATATCTGCAACCATTAGACTGGAGGATTTTGCCAAGGCGCTGGAAAAAACAAAATATGCCGGAGTGGATATTAAGAAGTTTTTAGAAGCCTTTGCAGGAAGGACCTTAATTACCAAGGCAGAGGAGCAAGATAAATATCAAACCCTAAAGGAAAAATTTTTTATTCAACTGGCTGATAACTATAATCATCCATATTGTCGTTTATGGCTTAAGCATATTGAAGATAAGGGCGGTGGCACACGGGCCATCCACATGGCCTATGATCGGCAAAGGGAGTTATTAAAATCTCAATTGGAAAATGTCCTTAAAGCCATCATTCAGCTGCCAAAGTATCAACAGAACGGCGTGCGGGCATATCAGAGAATATCATCTTTCGCTGTTAATATCACCGGGGATCCCCATGGTTTTGATTTAGATACTGAGCAGGGCAGGTTTTTTGTGGCAGCATTGAAGTTTATCAGAAAAAAAGAAGATGAAGACTACAACTTTGTATCTAACCTATCGGCGGAAGAGCTGACTGAACTCTATGCTTATTTTGGCCTGGCCCGGGATGATATACTAAATTTTGTAACCTGCGCTGGTATTATGGGTTATGACAAGGATTCCGCCCCCCTTGTCTTGTGGAAGAATGCCTGTAATCAAGGGGTGGTAATGAATGTACCGCTTCGTGAGTTGGTTAAGCTGAGGAGGTTTTCTCCTGCCTGCACCCCTGCAGGTAAAGAAAAAGCGGTATTTGTGGTAGAAAACTCCGGTGTATTTTCCTCATTGATGGATAGTTTCCAGCAAGGTTTTACCCCACCGCTAATTTGTACCCATGGCCAGTTCAAGCTTGCGGGGTGGTTGTTGTTGGATAACCTGGTAAAAAACGGTGCAAGCATTTATTACTCGGGTGATTTTGACCCCGAAGGGTTGCAAATGGCACAGCGGTTAATAATGCGCTATCCGCAAAAGGTAATATTGTGGAGATATCACCCCAGCGACTATAAAAAGTGCATTTCTGAGGTGACTATTGGAAAAAGCCGACTAAAGAAGCTGGAAACCATTAAAGTGGCAGAACTTCTACCTTTGGTGGAATTAATAATACATAGCCATAAGGCCGGTTATCAAGAGTATTTAATTAACGATTATATTGAAGATATTAATAAATTTTTCTCTTTGTAA
- a CDS encoding sigma-70 family RNA polymerase sigma factor → MPNHSIDRLIADYVIQYKENHYRLAYSYVRNTEDALDVVQESIYKALSAKNSLKDTAYLKTWFYRIIVNTALDFLRRRKRLKVAEEGTLISLDGGALDHYQDIDLRRALDALPADYRSIIILHYFEDLRLEDVAEILDKNVNTVKTQLYRTLKRLRLEMDDKESQL, encoded by the coding sequence ATGCCAAATCACAGCATTGACCGGTTAATTGCCGATTACGTCATTCAATATAAAGAGAATCACTATCGGCTGGCTTATAGTTATGTAAGAAATACAGAGGATGCCTTGGATGTGGTGCAAGAATCCATCTATAAAGCCCTGTCGGCTAAGAATTCACTTAAGGACACCGCCTACTTAAAAACCTGGTTTTATCGAATTATTGTAAATACAGCCTTGGATTTTTTGCGCCGGCGGAAAAGGCTGAAGGTGGCCGAAGAAGGCACACTGATTAGCTTGGATGGCGGCGCCCTGGATCATTACCAGGATATAGACTTGAGACGGGCGCTGGATGCGCTGCCGGCAGATTACCGCAGCATCATCATTTTACATTATTTTGAGGACCTGCGGCTGGAAGACGTGGCAGAAATTTTAGATAAAAATGTCAACACCGTTAAAACGCAGTTGTATCGGACACTGAAAAGGCTGCGCTTAGAAATGGACGACAAGGAGAGTCAATTATGA